ATAGAGTCCATTACAAATGATAAAACCTTGTCTAGAACACCACCAACATAGCCACTTACAAGACCTAGAATCGAACCTATGAAACCACTTAAAGATATTGACATAGCTACTATCATTAGAACTATTCTCGAGCCATAGACTATTCTCGAGAACATGTCTCGCCCAAGGTTATCTGTGCCCATTACAAATAGCTTGTTTGGTGGTTGAAGAGGGGGGCCAGCAGCATCAATAGGTGAGTAAGGCGCTATAACATCTGCAAAAAGAGCGAATGCAACAAAGATTAGTACTATGGCCAATCCTGATGCTATATAGGGATTTTTAAGAATGAGTGCAAAGCTCATGGAATCACCCCTCAGTATCTAACCCTAGGATCTATAACAGCATAGATAATGTCAACAATCAAACTAATTACACCAACTATGATAGCAAATAGAACAACAACAGCCTGTATCGCTGTATAGTCTCTGTACATAACCTTGTCAACAAGGTATGTCCCAATGCCAGGCCAGTTAAAAGTTGTCTCTGTTAGTACTGCACCTCCCATGAGAAGTGCAAACTGAAGTCCTGTATATGTTACAACAGGTATGAGCACATGTTTAAATGCGTGTTTCAGTATCTTCGCTTCGCTTATCCCCCTAGCTCTATACGCTTCAACCATTTTCGATTCTAGTATCGCCTCTAAATTGTTTAGTGTTAGCCTCATGTATGGACCTGAAAGAACAAGGCCTAGTGTGAAAGCTGGTAAAAGCAAATGCTGAAGCGCATCGATAAATGCGTTAATGTTTAGCTGGATTAGCGCATCCAATGTGTAAATACCTGTAATTGGCTTGAAATTCACAATATCAGAGATTCTGCCACTGCTAGGTAGTAGACGTAAATACTTTGAAAATACTAGCTGAAGTGATAATCCAAGTGCTGGTATGAATATTATGAACACTGCTGAGCCTAGTAACCTAACGAAAGCATTGATGTATTTACTCCTTGATTGCGCACCTAAATAGCCTAGTCCCAAGCCTATTGCCAAACTTATTAGTATTGACCAAATAGTCAGTTCTAGAGTTGCTGGAAGCTTATCAGCTATATCACTTGCAATAGGCCTACCTCTAACAATCATTGACTTGCCCATATCACCTTTAGCAAAGTTTATTAAATACTCGAAGTATTGCACATAAAGAGGTTTGTTTAAGCCAAGTTCGCTCATTATAGCATTTAACTGTTCTTCAGGAATATTCTTTGTGCCCAAAGCAGCTATTACAGGGTTTCCAGGCAAAATCCTTAACACTATAAACACAAGTGTGT
Above is a genomic segment from Ignisphaera cupida containing:
- a CDS encoding ABC transporter permease → MGLLRYVAIRAALIIPSVLILYTLVFIVLRILPGNPVIAALGTKNIPEEQLNAIMSELGLNKPLYVQYFEYLINFAKGDMGKSMIVRGRPIASDIADKLPATLELTIWSILISLAIGLGLGYLGAQSRSKYINAFVRLLGSAVFIIFIPALGLSLQLVFSKYLRLLPSSGRISDIVNFKPITGIYTLDALIQLNINAFIDALQHLLLPAFTLGLVLSGPYMRLTLNNLEAILESKMVEAYRARGISEAKILKHAFKHVLIPVVTYTGLQFALLMGGAVLTETTFNWPGIGTYLVDKVMYRDYTAIQAVVVLFAIIVGVISLIVDIIYAVIDPRVRY